TCCCGGCCCCCGGCGGCCCGCTGCCGCGGCTGCCTGGCCCCCGTCACCGCCGCCCTGGTCGACGCCGCCCGCCGGGCCGGCGACCTCGCCGCGGCAGAGGCCGCGCTCACCCGCTGGGCGCCCGCCGACCCTCTCGCCCGCCGGACGGCCGCCCTGCTCCGCGCCGAGCGCGGGGATCTGGCCGGCGCCGCCCAGGCCTACGGCGAGGCCGGCCCGGACCAGGCCTCGCGGGCCGCCCTGGCCGCGGTCCGGTTCGCCCTGGCCGTCCACGCGGCCCGTGAGCAGCGCCACGAGGAGGCCGAGCGGCAGCTCGACCTGACCCTCGAACTCGTCCCGGCCCACCCGACCGGCCTGCGCGGCAAGCAACTGCTGGCCGAGCGCCGGGCCGACCTGGACGAGCAGGAGGGCCGGCACCCGCAGGCCTGGGAGCACCGCCGGGCGTCCTGGCAGCAGGCCCCCGGCGACCTGGCCGCGATCCACGCCCTGGCCCTGGCCGCCCACCGGCTGGCCGCCTCCGGCGCGGGCCGCGTCCACTGGGAGTGGACGGCCGCCTGCTGGGCCGCCGTCCTGCACAGCCCGGCGTTCTGGGAGCTGCTCGCCGAGCGGACCGGACGCACCCCGGGGCCCGAGCAGATCGCCACCGCCCGCGCGGCCCTGGCCGAGCGGATCGGCCGCGACCTGCGGGAGTCCGACGTCGCCGACGGCCCGGCCGCCCAGCGGGCCGACACGGCCCTGGACGTCCGGTGGAGCCTCGAACTACGCGCCGCCGAGGAGATGGCCCGGGCCGCCCTGGCCGGCGACGGACCGGCCGGGCTCGCCTGCGGCCCGCTGCTGCTGGCCCGGATCCGGGAGCAACCCGCCGGCCCCGCCTGGACCGGCGCCCTGGACGCCGCGCTCGCCGCCCGCGGCGGCGACGGCCTCGCCCGGCTCGCCGCCCTGCTCTCCCCGCTCGGCGTCCAGCACTTCCTGCTGGAACAGGGCCTCTACGAGGAGGCCGTCGCGGCGCTGGCCGGCCGGCCGGGCGAGGCCGCCGCCGACCTGCTCACCGAGGTGCTGCTCCGCCAGGCGGGCGAACGCCACCGGCACCGCGAGTGGGCCGCCGCGCTGGACAGCTGGACCAGCGCCGCGGCCGGCGGCGCCGCGCTCGACACCCAGCGTGAGCAGATCGCCGACGCCGCCCTCCAGGGTGTTCGGGCGCTGCTCGCCGAGGACAGCGAGAACCACGCCGGCGCGGTGGCCCTGCTGGAGCAGGCCCTCGCCCTCGCGCCCGGCCACCACGGCGTCCGGCAGAACCTGGGGGCCAGTTACCTCCAGCTCGGCCGCAAGGTGAACAACGAGCAGCGGGACTACACCGAGGCCCTGCGGCTCGTCCGGCTGGCCCTGGAGTTCACCCCCGACGACGAACTCGTCCGGCGGACGGCGAGCACCGTCCTGGGCAACCGGGCCGGCGCCCTGATGGACGAGGGCCGGGACCGCGACTTCGCGCAGGCCGAGGAACTGCTGCGCGAGGCACTGGCGCTCGCGGACGGCGACGACCTGCGCCGCACGCTGTCCGGGGTCCTCTACCGCAAGGGCCGCAAGCTCGCCCTCGCCCGGGACCGCGCCCCGGCGCTCGCCGCCGCCACCCAGGCGGTGGTGCTCGACCCCGAGAAGGACCCCGCCGACGCCCGCGCCGAAGGCCGCCGGATCCTCGGCGTGATGCTGCACAACCACGCCCTCGGCGAGGAGTTCAAGAGCCGGCCCACCGAACGCATCGGCCTGCTGGAGGAGGCCCGCTGGTACGAGGACGACGCGCAGACCCGCGAGGCGCTCGCCTGGACACTGCGCAACCACGGTGTCGACCGGGCCAACGCCGACGACTTCACCCGGGCGCTCGCCCTGCTCAAGAAGTCCCTGGACGTCCTCGACCTGGCCGACACCCGGCAGCAACTGGCGCTCTGCTACCGGATCCAGGCCGTCGCGCTGGCCAACCGGCGGGACCTCCACGGCGCCCGCCGGGCCGTCCGCGAAGGCCTGGAGATCGACCCCTACAACACCGAACTGATGATGCTCAACTCCCAGTTGGCCAGGATGCGCTGATGGGGACAGGAGACCTTCGTGCCACTGCCCGATGAGACCGCGTACGACATCCTCGGGCTCCCGCTCGGGGCCGGTGCGGCCGAGATCAAGGCGGCCCACCTCAAGGCCATCCGGGCCCGCCGGCACAGTCCGCGCGAGGTCAACGCCGCCGCCGCGATCCTGCGCAACCCCGACCAGCGCCTGGCCCTCGACATCCAGGCACCGGCGCCGGCCCGGTGGCCGACCGCCCTCGCCGAGACCTTCGCCGACGCCGCCCCCGAGACCTTCCTGCCGCCCGTGCAGGAGCTCGGACTTCCGCCCCTGGAGGCCCTCGTGGTGATCCGCCCGGACGAAGTGACGGGCGTCTGGCGCCCGCCCGCAGGCGAGCCGCCGCCGTTCGAGGCGGTGGACCGGTACGCCGTCACCCTCGCGGTGCTGCCGCCCGTGGAGGTGCCGGAATGACCGGGACGGACACCGGCCGCCCGGCCGCGGACCTCCCCGCGGACGGCCTCCCCGCCGCGCAGGCCCTCGGGGCGCAGATCCCCGGCGCCCGACTCCCCGCCGGCGCCGACCCGCTGGCCATCGACGAGCAGCCGCTGCCGGTGCCGCCGGGCGCCGCGGCCGTCGACCTCGCCGACGCCTTCGGCAAGCTGCTCTTCCGCAGCGCCTTCGCCCAGCGCAAGCGCGCCGAGGAGGCCAAGGAGGCCGAGAGCGGGCTGCGTGACCTGCTGCTCGGCCTGCTGGAGGTCGACGACGCCCTCGGCGCCATCGCCGGCACCGAACTCCAGCCCGTGGCGTACCCCGAGCGCCTGCTCGGCGCCCCCGCCCCCGCCACCACGCAGGCCGGGGCGGCGGCGACCCGGCGGCTGCTGCGTCTCAAGTTGGCCCGGGCTGGGGTGCGGCCGATGAGCTTCGACAACCGGCTGGCCAACACCGACGTCTCGGAGATCGTGGCCACCACCCCGGTCGCGGGGATGCCCGAGGACACCGTGGTCGACGTGGTGCAGGCCGGCTTCTTCTGGCAGGACCAAGTCCTGCGCCGGGCCCGCGTCGTGGTCTCGGTCCTCCCGGAGGAGCTGCCGGCCGGGCCGCCGGAGGAATGGCAGCCGGAGGAATGGACGGCGCAGGAGTGGACGGCGGCGGCACCGGACGAGCAGCTCGCTGCCGGACCGGACGCGCCGGCCCTGTCCGTCGAGCCGGCCCCGGCCCTGCCCGAAGGGCCGGCCCCGGCCCTGCCCGAAGGGCCGTCCGGGGCGCAGCCGCTTCCCGCAGCGGAGCCGGCGTCCGAGCCCGTACCCGAGCCCGAGCCCGTACCCGAGCCCGAGCCCGTACCCGAGCCCGAGCCCGTACCCGAGCCCGAGCCCGTACCCGAGCCCGAGCCCGTACCCGAGCCCGAGCCCGTACCCGAGCCCGTACCCGAGCGTCCCCGGCCCGTCCGCAAGCAGCCGAAGCGGCAGCAGTCCCGGGCGAAGCGCCGTACCACCGCAGGGAGCGGCACCAGCAGCACCGGTAGCACCAGCAGCTCCGCCACCACCGCCAGCGCCGATGTCGCCGGCACCGACACCAGCAGCACCGACACCGGCAGCACCGGCACCGGCAGCACCGGCACCGGCAGCACCGGCAGCTGAGACCAGCAGCAGCACAGTGCCGACGGACGGCGCAGTGAGGGGACAGGGACGTGTACAGGACGCTCGGTATCGACCTCGGCACCACGAACTCCGTGGTCGCCCAACTCCGCCGGGGTGAACCGGAGATCATCCACAACCGGCAGAACCAGGAGGCCACCCCTTCGGTGGTCGGCCGGGGCAAGCGCGGTGAGCTGCTGGTCGGCTCCAGCGCGCGCGGCCGGGTGGCCACCGACGCCGAGAACATCATCCGCTCGGTGAAGCGCTTCATCGGACGCAAGTTCAAGGACCCGCAGGTCCAGGCGGTGCTGAAGGACCTGGCGTACCGGGTGACGCCGGGGCAGGACGGCGACGTCAACGTCTGGTTCAACGGCCGGGCCTACACGCCGATCGAGCTCTCGGCGATCATCCTGCGCCGGCTCAAGGAGGACGCCGAGCTGCGGTCCGGCGACGTGTTCCACCGTGCCGTGATCACCGTGCCGGCGTACTTCGGCGAGCGGCAGGTGGCCGCGACCCAGGAGGCCGGGCGGCTGGCCGGGTTCCAGGTGCTGCGGATCATCAACGAGCCGACGGCCGCGGCCCTGGCGTACGGGATGACCGGTGACCTCGGCGACGAGGGCCGGACCGTCCTCGTCTACGACCTTGGCGGCGGCACCTTCGACATCTCGATCCTGCTGCTGATGCCCGGGTCCGTTTCCGTGCTCGGCATCGAGGGCGACAATCTGCTGGGCGGCGACGACTTCGACCGGCTGCTCACCGAGGAGCTGCTGCGGGAGATCCGCGCCGAGCACGGCGCCGGCTACGAGCCGGACCAGCGGGACCGGCCGAGGATCGACGGCGCGGCCGAGGGTGCCAAGATCGAGCTGTCCAGCCAGCTGGTCGCCGACCTCAACCTGACCGGGCTCGGCGGCGGCGCGCTGATCCTGGAGACCGAGCTGGAGCGGGAGCGCTTCGAGCAGCTGGTGGCCGCCCGGATCCAGCGGACCCTGGAGCTGACCCGCAAGGCCGTCCGGGAGGCCAACCTGACGGTCGGTGACATCGACGAGGTGCTGCTGGTCGGCGGCTCCACCGCGATCCCGCTGGTCGAGCGGGAGCTGGCCGCGCTGTTCGGGCCGGACCGGATCCGCCGGGGCGTGAACCCGATGCAGTGCGTGGCGCTCGGCGCGGCCGTGCAGTCCGCGCTGATCGCCGAACTGGACTGCCCGTCCTGCCGCACCGACAACCCGCTGGCCGCGTCGGACTGCGCCGGCTGCGGCAACTCGCTGCTCGGTGAGCCCAGGACCACCTGTCCGGGCTGCTTCCTGCCGGTCGACCCGCAGGCCGCCGAGTGCCCCAAGTGCGGGACGGCGCCCGTCCCGGAGGAGAACTCGGCGCTGCCGCCGGCCCCGGCCGCCGCGGCCGGGGTGCGGAGCTGCCCGCGGTGCGGCACCGCCGCGGCACCGGGCGCCGCCGCCTGCGGCCTGTGCGGTGAGTCGCTGGCCCCGGCGGTCGCCGCCGACGCGGACACCGGAGGGCTCCGCTGCGCCGCCTGCGGGGTGCTCAACGCCCCCGGCGCGGAGTCCTGTGCGGGCTGCGGGGAGTGGATGCAGGTCGCCAACCCCTTCGACATCACCCCGAAGGACCTGGGGATCGAGCTCAACGACGGCCGGATGGCGGTGATCATCCCCAAGAACACCAACTACCCGACCGCGGAGCCCGTCCACAAGGACTTCTTCGCCACCGGCGGCGGCAGCCGGCGCCTGGAGGTCGCCGTCTACGAGGGCGACCACGAGGTGGCCCAGCAGAACGAGCTGATCGGCGCCCTCACCCTGCGGCTGCCCGAGGACGCCACCGGCCGGGCCCGGATCACCGTCTCCTTCGGGCTCTCGGCCGACCGCACCATCACTCTGGAGGTGCGGATCAAGGGCGGCGAGGCGAAGACCGTCACCCTCCAGCGGACGGTCCTCGACCCCGAGTGGCGGGCCAAGGTGGACGACCGCCGGCGCGCCGTGGCGGAGTTCACCGAGCGCTGGGAGCAGGAGCTCACGCCGGAGGAGCGCCGCGCCGCCGAGAACCTGCTCGGCGAGCTCGACGACATGGCCGCCGGCCAGGTCAAGGGCCGGTCGGCCGAGCAGATGCTGGCCGACTCGCTGCAGCGTCAGCAGGCGCAGGCGATGGTCCGGGGCGTGAGCGCCTACCTGAGCGCCGTCATCCAGAGCTGCGACCGCCTGCTGCGCCCGGACGACCTGGACGAGCTCAAGCGGCTGCGGGCCGAACTGGACGCGGCCCGGGACGCCGGTGACCAGGCCGCCGCGGTGGACGCCGCCGAGCGGGCGGACGCGGCGATCGCGGCCCTGGGCCACACCGTCCGGGTGCTGACGTACTGCCGGGTCTTCGTCGTCCAGGGCATGGTCAGCCCGGCGCTCGCCCAGCAGATCCGGGCGGCCCTGCAGCGGGTCGACGACGGACTGGACACCGGCAACTACGAGCTGGTGAACGCCGGCATGACCGACCTGGTGGAGTGCTACGCGCTCGCCGGGCAGGACATCGACGCGCACCACGACTCGGTGCCGAGCGGCCCGGTGCGGCCGGAGGAGGCGGGGCCGCGATGACCGGACGGCCCGAGCCGGTGATCCCCCCGCAGGACGACGGCGCAGGGTACGGCGTGCAGTGCCCGCTCTGCCGGCTCGCCCCCGCACCCGACAGCCTGCGCTGCCCCGGCTGCCAGGAGGACCTCACGCCGCTGGTGCACCTGCGGCTGCGCGGCCGGCTCGCCTACAACGAGGGCCTGCGGCTGGCCCGCGCCGGGTCGCTGGGGGAGGCGGTCGGCGAACTGGAGCGCGCGGTCCGGCTGGAGCCGGGGCTGGTGGTGGCCTGGGTGGTGCTGGGCAAGGCGGCGGCCCGCCTCGGCGACCGGGCCCGCGCCGCCGCGGCGCTCGGCCAGGCGCTGCGGCTGGAGCCCGGCCATCCGGGGGCGGGCGCCGCCCTCACCGGACTCGACCTGACGCAGGCGGACGGGGCCCGGTCCGGCGGCCACGCCTGACCGCCCGACCGCCCGACCGCCTGGCAGAGCGACCGCCCGACCGCCCGACCGCCCGACCGTTTGACAGGGCGACCGCCTGCGGGCCCGGCGGCCGCTACCCCACCGGGTAGCGGTCGTCGAGCACCGGGTGGGCCGGCTCCCGGCTGCCGAACAGCACCACCAGGTCGTCCGCCACCCTGAGCAGCACCTCCCGGCCCTCCACCGAGCCGGTCCAGTCGGCCGGCAGCGCCGCGGCGCCGTAGGCCGCGCCGACCAGGTTGCCGCAGACCGCGCCGGTGGAGTCGCTGTCGCCGGAGTGGTTCACCGAGAGCAGCAGGGCCCGCCGGGCGCCGGCCGCGCCCTCGCCGCCCGCCAGCGCGCAGTACACGGCGATGGCCAGGCACTCCTCGGCGATCCAGCCGAGGCCCACCCGCTCGACCCACTCGGCGCTCGGATCGCCCTGGTCGGCCAGCAGCACGGCCCGCCGCAGCGCCTTGACGGTCTCCTCGCCGGCCGGCCAGCCCTCGGTCTGCTCGATGGTCTCCTGGACGGCGGTGCGCAGGTCCGTCCCGGCCGTCACCCGTTCGATCAGCGCGGCGAAGGCGCCCGCCGCCAGGTACCCGGTCGGGTGCCCGTGGGTGAGCTGGGCGCACTGCGCGGCCAGCCCGAAGGCCTGCTCGACGCCGAGCCGGGCCAGCCCGAACGGCGCAGAGCGCATCACCGTGCCGCACCCCTTGGAGTGGGCGTTGATCGGGCCGGGCTGCCCGAACATCGAGGGCGTCTCGAACTCCCGGTGGTACGCGACCCCGGTCATGCAGGCGTTGCCGGGCGCCCGCCGGGCGTACAGGAACGGCTGCCGGAGCAGCCAGCCGTCGTACGGGGCCTGCAGCGGCAGCAGGTCGGGCCCGCCCTGTTCCTGGGTCAGCA
The sequence above is a segment of the Kitasatospora sp. NBC_00240 genome. Coding sequences within it:
- the grpE gene encoding nucleotide exchange factor GrpE, whose amino-acid sequence is MTGTDTGRPAADLPADGLPAAQALGAQIPGARLPAGADPLAIDEQPLPVPPGAAAVDLADAFGKLLFRSAFAQRKRAEEAKEAESGLRDLLLGLLEVDDALGAIAGTELQPVAYPERLLGAPAPATTQAGAAATRRLLRLKLARAGVRPMSFDNRLANTDVSEIVATTPVAGMPEDTVVDVVQAGFFWQDQVLRRARVVVSVLPEELPAGPPEEWQPEEWTAQEWTAAAPDEQLAAGPDAPALSVEPAPALPEGPAPALPEGPSGAQPLPAAEPASEPVPEPEPVPEPEPVPEPEPVPEPEPVPEPEPVPEPEPVPEPVPERPRPVRKQPKRQQSRAKRRTTAGSGTSSTGSTSSSATTASADVAGTDTSSTDTGSTGTGSTGTGSTGS
- a CDS encoding Hsp70 family protein, whose product is MYRTLGIDLGTTNSVVAQLRRGEPEIIHNRQNQEATPSVVGRGKRGELLVGSSARGRVATDAENIIRSVKRFIGRKFKDPQVQAVLKDLAYRVTPGQDGDVNVWFNGRAYTPIELSAIILRRLKEDAELRSGDVFHRAVITVPAYFGERQVAATQEAGRLAGFQVLRIINEPTAAALAYGMTGDLGDEGRTVLVYDLGGGTFDISILLLMPGSVSVLGIEGDNLLGGDDFDRLLTEELLREIRAEHGAGYEPDQRDRPRIDGAAEGAKIELSSQLVADLNLTGLGGGALILETELERERFEQLVAARIQRTLELTRKAVREANLTVGDIDEVLLVGGSTAIPLVERELAALFGPDRIRRGVNPMQCVALGAAVQSALIAELDCPSCRTDNPLAASDCAGCGNSLLGEPRTTCPGCFLPVDPQAAECPKCGTAPVPEENSALPPAPAAAAGVRSCPRCGTAAAPGAAACGLCGESLAPAVAADADTGGLRCAACGVLNAPGAESCAGCGEWMQVANPFDITPKDLGIELNDGRMAVIIPKNTNYPTAEPVHKDFFATGGGSRRLEVAVYEGDHEVAQQNELIGALTLRLPEDATGRARITVSFGLSADRTITLEVRIKGGEAKTVTLQRTVLDPEWRAKVDDRRRAVAEFTERWEQELTPEERRAAENLLGELDDMAAGQVKGRSAEQMLADSLQRQQAQAMVRGVSAYLSAVIQSCDRLLRPDDLDELKRLRAELDAARDAGDQAAAVDAAERADAAIAALGHTVRVLTYCRVFVVQGMVSPALAQQIRAALQRVDDGLDTGNYELVNAGMTDLVECYALAGQDIDAHHDSVPSGPVRPEEAGPR
- a CDS encoding tetratricopeptide repeat protein, with the protein product MTGRPEPVIPPQDDGAGYGVQCPLCRLAPAPDSLRCPGCQEDLTPLVHLRLRGRLAYNEGLRLARAGSLGEAVGELERAVRLEPGLVVAWVVLGKAAARLGDRARAAAALGQALRLEPGHPGAGAALTGLDLTQADGARSGGHA
- a CDS encoding ADP-ribosylglycohydrolase family protein, whose protein sequence is MTEYADRVRGALLGGAVGDALGWPVEFLHLEDIRGRYGPEGVTGPVGTRDWQVTDDTQMTLFTAEGLIRGFVRGWSGGGGSVPEAVHGAYQRWLLTQEQGGPDLLPLQAPYDGWLLRQPFLYARRAPGNACMTGVAYHREFETPSMFGQPGPINAHSKGCGTVMRSAPFGLARLGVEQAFGLAAQCAQLTHGHPTGYLAAGAFAALIERVTAGTDLRTAVQETIEQTEGWPAGEETVKALRRAVLLADQGDPSAEWVERVGLGWIAEECLAIAVYCALAGGEGAAGARRALLLSVNHSGDSDSTGAVCGNLVGAAYGAAALPADWTGSVEGREVLLRVADDLVVLFGSREPAHPVLDDRYPVG